In one Trichlorobacter lovleyi SZ genomic region, the following are encoded:
- a CDS encoding metal ABC transporter ATP-binding protein encodes MQELIRVEQLTCRHGAVEALSGISFSVAAGDYLGIVGPNGSGKSTLVRALLGLMPSYQGRISLFGQSRENFTAWQRLGYLPQNLGPLNPAFPATVFEVVQLGLLAGKGLPRRLCRQERQQVQELLELLGIDHLQRRMIGELSGGQQQRVMLARALINNPELLVMDEPTAALDPEIRDRFYELVARMNKNKGTTVLLVTHDTGTIGQYASRMLYLDKKVLFFGSFDEFCHSPEMSVFFGEHSQHLICHRH; translated from the coding sequence ATGCAGGAACTGATCAGGGTAGAGCAGCTTACCTGCCGTCACGGAGCGGTAGAGGCGCTGTCCGGCATCAGTTTCAGCGTGGCTGCAGGCGACTACCTGGGGATTGTAGGGCCCAATGGATCAGGGAAAAGTACTCTGGTACGGGCTTTACTGGGGTTGATGCCTTCGTATCAAGGCCGGATTTCACTCTTTGGGCAATCCCGCGAAAACTTCACGGCATGGCAGCGGCTGGGGTATCTGCCCCAGAATCTGGGACCGCTTAACCCTGCCTTTCCCGCTACGGTCTTTGAGGTGGTGCAACTGGGGTTGCTGGCTGGTAAAGGGCTGCCGCGGCGCCTTTGCCGTCAGGAACGCCAGCAGGTACAGGAGCTGCTGGAACTGCTGGGGATTGATCATCTGCAGCGCCGTATGATCGGTGAGCTGTCCGGAGGTCAGCAACAGCGGGTCATGCTGGCCCGGGCCCTGATCAATAATCCTGAGCTGTTGGTGATGGATGAGCCGACCGCTGCCCTGGACCCTGAAATCCGCGACCGTTTTTATGAACTGGTGGCCCGGATGAACAAGAACAAAGGCACCACGGTGCTGCTGGTGACCCATGACACCGGCACCATCGGGCAGTATGCCTCAAGGATGCTGTATCTTGACAAGAAGGTGCTGTTCTTTGGGTCGTTTGATGAGTTCTGCCATTCTCCTGAGATGTCGGTTTTTTTCGGGGAGCATTCCCAGCATCTGATCTGCCACAGGCATTGA
- a CDS encoding metal ABC transporter permease produces the protein MTIFEMFSYSFMQRALLAGTLIGVLCAVLGVFLVLRRLSLIGDGLAHITFGSVALALFAGLQGAAMLLVSLPVVLLASLGILKLAGKARLGGDAAIGIVSSVGVSLGVLLAVLGRGYGVDLFSYLFGSILAISRAELLVAGGLFITVLALLWLYYNDLVALTFNEELAAVSGIRVRFLNGLLAALTALTVVLAMKLVGVMLISALLILPASAALQVARGFRMTVILSVLFSLLSVVGGIVLSFLLNLPSGATIILLAFVIFCAGYLFRQLQTVKNRN, from the coding sequence ATGACAATCTTTGAAATGTTTTCATACAGCTTCATGCAGCGTGCCCTGCTGGCAGGTACCCTGATCGGGGTACTCTGTGCAGTACTTGGTGTGTTTCTGGTACTGCGCCGCCTGTCGCTGATCGGTGACGGCCTGGCCCATATCACCTTTGGCAGTGTGGCCCTGGCCCTGTTTGCCGGGTTGCAGGGGGCTGCCATGCTGCTGGTGTCGCTGCCGGTGGTGTTGCTGGCATCGCTGGGGATCTTGAAGCTGGCTGGCAAGGCCCGGCTGGGCGGAGATGCCGCCATCGGGATCGTTTCATCGGTCGGGGTCTCACTGGGGGTGTTACTGGCAGTGCTGGGACGCGGCTATGGCGTTGACCTGTTCAGCTACCTGTTCGGCAGTATCCTGGCCATCAGCCGGGCAGAACTGCTGGTGGCAGGCGGCCTGTTTATCACGGTGCTGGCACTGTTGTGGCTGTACTACAATGATCTGGTGGCCTTGACCTTCAATGAGGAACTGGCAGCAGTCAGCGGCATCAGGGTCAGGTTTCTGAACGGTCTTCTGGCTGCCCTGACTGCGTTGACCGTGGTGTTGGCCATGAAACTGGTGGGGGTGATGCTGATCTCTGCGTTGCTGATCCTGCCAGCCTCGGCGGCCTTGCAGGTGGCCCGGGGATTCAGGATGACCGTGATCCTGTCGGTGCTGTTTTCTCTGCTGTCGGTTGTGGGGGGGATTGTGCTGTCGTTTCTGCTGAACCTGCCGTCGGGTGCCACCATCATCCTGTTGGCGTTTGTGATTTTCTGTGCCGGCTATCTCTTCAGGCAGCTACAAACGGTCAAAAATAGAAACTGA
- a CDS encoding HD-GYP domain-containing protein, translated as MPKPYDIAQTWDPRFVNNLIQVLVEALEVKDTYIQGHTRRVAEISLAIGARMGLSQIELRDLYAGAILHDIGKAVGTTEATLNKPNPLDQREEIIMREHPLKAGLLIVGLENLAHILPTIMHHHERWDGTGYPARLQDESIPLHARIICVADAFDAMVSPRSFRAAMGRDEAIDEMIKLKEKQFDPDIVDELIACLEENRHEWKDFSFYF; from the coding sequence ATGCCGAAACCGTATGATATAGCCCAGACATGGGATCCGCGCTTTGTAAACAACCTGATTCAGGTCTTGGTGGAGGCGCTGGAAGTCAAAGACACCTATATCCAGGGCCATACCCGCCGGGTGGCTGAAATCAGCCTGGCCATCGGCGCTCGTATGGGGCTGTCCCAGATTGAACTGCGGGATCTCTATGCCGGTGCGATCCTGCACGACATCGGCAAGGCAGTCGGTACCACCGAAGCAACCCTCAACAAACCCAATCCGCTTGATCAGCGTGAAGAGATCATCATGCGGGAACACCCGCTCAAGGCAGGCCTGCTGATCGTTGGCCTGGAAAACCTCGCCCATATCCTGCCCACCATCATGCACCACCATGAACGCTGGGACGGCACCGGTTACCCGGCCCGCCTGCAGGATGAATCGATCCCCCTGCATGCACGAATCATCTGCGTGGCTGATGCCTTTGATGCCATGGTATCACCCCGTTCGTTCCGTGCTGCCATGGGCAGGGACGAGGCGATTGACGAAATGATCAAGTTGAAAGAGAAACAGTTTGACCCGGATATTGTGGATGAACTGATTGCCTGCCTGGAAGAGAACAGGCATGAGTGGAAGGATTTCAGTTTCTATTTTTGA
- a CDS encoding MFS transporter, whose amino-acid sequence MTNQRSDTVWLLTLCCSQIFIMLVFINYSAILPILKVEWGMNNTQAGVIFSVYQLGYIASGVLLSTLSDRLNIRWIFITAALWSGVANLLFGLFAHDYLSGLILRGLTGIGMGGTYMPGLKLVAERFASHQRGRAVGIYVGALVLGASLSLVVPGTIAGVWGWRTAMLACSGGVLVGACLSLLVFRDYRPAPPQPSPRGFNGEILQNRPALLVILGYASHMWEMYGMRSWLAPFFAAALTGWGFSTARATATAAAIAAALVGIGTFSTAITGSLSDRFGRTTTVSVVMLGSVVCSFLFGWLINTNLWLTLLVGAVYGWLIVAESPVFSTALTELVAPGYLGAAMGMQSLVGYTMGMISPTVFGWALDRFQSWQPWPGINGAWGIAFTTVGLGGLLGPLCMWLLRRDPASARLAQGKR is encoded by the coding sequence TTGACTAACCAGCGTTCAGATACCGTCTGGCTGCTCACCCTCTGCTGCAGCCAGATCTTTATCATGCTGGTATTTATCAATTATTCCGCTATTCTCCCCATCCTGAAAGTCGAATGGGGGATGAACAACACCCAGGCCGGGGTGATCTTTTCAGTCTACCAGCTAGGCTATATCGCCTCAGGCGTCCTGCTCAGCACCCTGTCCGACCGCCTGAATATCCGCTGGATCTTTATTACCGCCGCACTCTGGTCAGGGGTTGCCAACCTGCTGTTTGGCCTGTTTGCCCATGATTACCTGTCCGGTCTGATCCTGCGCGGACTGACCGGCATCGGCATGGGCGGCACCTACATGCCGGGCCTGAAACTGGTGGCAGAACGTTTTGCCAGCCACCAGCGCGGCAGAGCGGTGGGGATCTATGTCGGTGCATTAGTCCTGGGCGCCTCACTGTCGCTGGTGGTGCCGGGTACCATTGCCGGGGTCTGGGGCTGGAGAACCGCAATGCTCGCCTGTTCAGGCGGGGTCTTGGTCGGTGCCTGCCTCTCACTGCTGGTTTTCCGTGACTACCGCCCTGCCCCGCCTCAGCCTTCTCCGCGCGGTTTTAACGGCGAGATTTTGCAGAACCGCCCGGCCCTGCTGGTCATCCTGGGCTATGCCAGCCATATGTGGGAGATGTACGGCATGCGCAGCTGGCTGGCCCCGTTCTTTGCTGCCGCCCTGACCGGCTGGGGGTTCAGCACCGCCAGGGCCACTGCCACAGCAGCCGCCATTGCAGCCGCCCTGGTGGGGATCGGTACCTTTTCCACCGCCATTACCGGCAGCCTGTCTGACCGTTTTGGCCGCACCACCACCGTCAGTGTGGTCATGCTGGGGTCAGTTGTCTGTTCATTCCTGTTTGGCTGGCTGATCAATACCAATCTTTGGCTGACCCTGCTTGTGGGAGCGGTCTATGGCTGGCTGATTGTGGCAGAATCGCCGGTCTTTTCCACTGCCCTGACAGAGCTGGTGGCGCCTGGTTATCTGGGGGCTGCTATGGGAATGCAATCGCTGGTGGGCTACACCATGGGGATGATCTCCCCCACCGTCTTCGGCTGGGCGCTGGACCGTTTCCAGAGCTGGCAACCCTGGCCCGGCATTAATGGTGCCTGGGGGATCGCCTTTACCACGGTGGGGCTGGGAGGCTTGCTGGGGCCGCTTTGCATGTGGCTGCTGCGCAGAGACCCGGCTTCGGCCAGACTGGCTCAGGGAAAACGATAG
- the rfbC gene encoding dTDP-4-dehydrorhamnose 3,5-epimerase has translation MNCLTTTLPGVLILEPKVFGDDRGFFFESFNERVWQKATGLKRSFVQHNHSRSARNVLRGLHYQIQHPQGKLVRVISGEVFDVAVDIRRSSPTCGKWFGTTLSAENKRQMWVPEGFAHGFCVTSDHAEFLYLTTDYWAPEFERTIAWDDPAINISWPLCGEPLLSAKDLAGKPLSEAELFD, from the coding sequence ATGAACTGCCTGACCACTACCCTGCCAGGTGTCCTGATCCTTGAACCCAAGGTCTTTGGAGATGACCGGGGATTTTTCTTTGAAAGCTTCAACGAACGGGTCTGGCAAAAGGCAACCGGCCTGAAACGGTCATTTGTCCAGCACAACCATTCCCGCTCAGCCCGTAATGTGTTGAGGGGGCTTCATTACCAGATTCAGCACCCCCAAGGCAAGCTGGTTCGTGTCATCAGCGGAGAAGTCTTTGATGTTGCAGTTGATATTCGCCGTTCTTCACCAACCTGCGGCAAATGGTTCGGCACCACCCTGTCGGCTGAAAACAAACGTCAGATGTGGGTACCGGAAGGATTTGCCCACGGTTTTTGTGTTACCTCGGACCATGCCGAGTTTCTTTACCTGACCACCGACTACTGGGCGCCGGAGTTTGAGCGGACCATTGCCTGGGATGATCCAGCCATCAACATCAGCTGGCCCCTGTGCGGTGAACCGTTGTTGTCCGCAAAAGATCTTGCCGGCAAACCGTTATCCGAGGCGGAACTGTTTGACTAA
- a CDS encoding M16 family metallopeptidase, with protein MVQETTFDNGVRVVTQQVPGMHTVSIGVWVSNGARCEQPSEHGTAHFIEHLLFKGTHRRTARQITREIDSLGGVLNAFTSYEYVCYYAKALARTLPQVVDILSDMFLHSTFPADEIEKERKVVLQEIKMRDDAPEESIHDRLHQSFWKGHPLGHPILGTDQIIGSITRDTILEFRNHWYRPSEILIAAAGGVEHHVLVELLQESFSCLQPGEPRRTLQPHGRLATGRVMELCERDLEQTLICLGTEGLPTSSPERYSLMVLNAILGGGMSSRLFEEIREKRGLAYSVYSYVSSFADAGTLSIYAGSERERSCEAVTIILEEMSRLRDEAVPQDELEAAREQIKGKILMSLESSDSYMSRLARSYLNFGRYQPLDEIMAGFDAVTAGDLQQLSARLFRDETLNIQVMGKVDPHCFAEKSGRITL; from the coding sequence ATGGTACAGGAAACAACCTTTGATAATGGTGTCAGGGTGGTGACCCAGCAGGTTCCCGGCATGCATACGGTCTCGATCGGTGTCTGGGTCTCCAACGGCGCCCGTTGTGAACAACCGTCTGAACATGGTACGGCACACTTTATTGAACATCTGTTGTTCAAGGGAACCCACCGGCGTACTGCACGGCAGATCACCCGTGAAATCGACTCGCTGGGGGGGGTGTTGAATGCCTTTACCAGCTACGAGTATGTCTGCTACTACGCCAAGGCCCTGGCCAGGACGTTGCCTCAGGTGGTTGATATTCTCTCTGATATGTTTCTGCATTCCACCTTTCCGGCAGATGAAATTGAGAAGGAACGCAAGGTGGTGCTGCAGGAAATCAAGATGCGGGATGATGCCCCGGAAGAATCGATCCATGACCGTCTGCATCAGAGCTTCTGGAAAGGCCACCCCCTGGGTCACCCGATCCTGGGCACTGATCAGATCATCGGTTCAATTACCCGTGATACCATCCTGGAGTTCAGGAATCACTGGTACCGCCCCAGCGAAATTCTGATAGCCGCTGCCGGTGGTGTTGAACACCATGTCCTGGTGGAACTTCTACAGGAATCCTTTTCCTGTCTGCAACCCGGCGAGCCCCGTCGCACGCTTCAGCCGCACGGCAGGCTTGCAACGGGCCGGGTCATGGAGTTGTGTGAACGGGATCTTGAACAGACCCTGATCTGCCTGGGCACCGAAGGGCTGCCCACCAGTTCTCCGGAACGTTACAGCCTGATGGTGCTGAATGCCATTCTGGGCGGGGGGATGAGCTCTCGGCTGTTTGAGGAGATTCGTGAGAAGCGCGGCTTGGCCTACTCAGTCTATTCCTATGTCTCATCCTTTGCCGATGCTGGAACATTGTCAATCTATGCCGGTTCCGAACGGGAGCGCAGTTGCGAGGCGGTCACCATTATTCTGGAGGAAATGTCCCGCCTGCGGGATGAGGCGGTACCACAGGATGAACTTGAGGCGGCACGTGAACAAATAAAAGGTAAAATATTGATGTCACTTGAATCAAGTGATAGCTATATGTCACGTTTGGCACGCAGTTACTTGAATTTTGGCCGTTATCAGCCGCTGGATGAAATTATGGCAGGCTTCGATGCCGTGACAGCTGGCGATCTGCAGCAGCTTTCAGCCCGCTTGTTCCGTGATGAAACCCTGAATATCCAGGTCATGGGCAAGGTTGATCCGCACTGTTTTGCTGAAAAGTCCGGGCGTATCACCCTGTAG
- a CDS encoding hybrid sensor histidine kinase/response regulator has translation MAGSYWPHSWNLLTKIVAVNLVVLFVAFLALMFYVLPLYEDKLQQQRKQYIAELVDMATGVVENCHQQELQGRQTTSEAQQSALATLRVMSRDNGYFWIHDMQLKMIMHPYATHLDNHNLAGYADPNGKKLFVEMNRLVAASGKGYLEYYWPKPGHDQAISKISFVKLFVPWGWVIGSGMYLDDISEEVSSLRHKVYLIVGLVLVLITAFSLIVAVRIKKPLQQALELLQEIPEQYRPVQSVTALDESNRLLRAMVNLVTALKAAKEQAEAASSAKGAFLAQMSHEIRTPMNAISGLTELALDQAPSAQQRELLEGISHAANHLLSLINQVLDFSKLEAGIVELEQIPFNLRQTLTATLLPFSVRVRSKGVRFETVLADNLPTRVIGDPTRLRQVLVNLVGNAVKFTRQGCIEIDVEKGEQTGNHCELRIMVRDTGIGIPQEKIAQIFAPYSQAAASTTREFGGTGLGLSIVKQLLEVMQGTITVESQPGAGTCFSVSVPVEIAGPDTLSGSADLQGVPAQRILLAEDNEINRMMLARLLEKTGHSVDVVPDGKAAVQCWKNGSYSMILMDIQMPEMDGLEATRIIRSLEAGQGGHIPIIAMTGQDSPEDVENCYRAGMDLHLKKPVQLCELVAAVARVAQ, from the coding sequence ATGGCAGGTAGTTATTGGCCCCACAGCTGGAACCTGTTGACCAAGATTGTAGCTGTCAATCTGGTGGTCCTCTTTGTCGCGTTTCTCGCTCTGATGTTCTATGTGCTCCCCCTCTATGAAGACAAGTTGCAGCAGCAGCGCAAGCAGTATATTGCCGAACTGGTTGATATGGCCACCGGCGTGGTTGAAAACTGCCACCAGCAGGAGTTGCAGGGACGTCAGACCACCTCTGAGGCGCAACAGTCAGCATTGGCGACACTCAGGGTGATGTCCCGGGACAACGGCTATTTCTGGATTCATGACATGCAGTTAAAGATGATCATGCATCCCTATGCCACCCATCTTGATAACCACAATCTTGCAGGTTATGCGGACCCGAACGGCAAGAAGCTGTTTGTGGAGATGAACCGGCTGGTGGCGGCGTCCGGCAAGGGCTATCTGGAGTACTATTGGCCGAAGCCCGGCCATGACCAGGCAATTTCAAAGATCTCTTTTGTAAAGCTTTTTGTCCCCTGGGGCTGGGTGATCGGTAGTGGGATGTACCTGGATGATATCTCTGAGGAGGTATCATCGCTCAGGCATAAGGTCTATCTCATTGTTGGTCTTGTGCTGGTCTTGATAACTGCGTTTTCATTGATTGTTGCTGTCCGGATCAAGAAGCCGCTGCAGCAGGCACTGGAACTGCTGCAGGAGATACCTGAACAGTACCGGCCTGTCCAGAGCGTGACTGCACTGGATGAATCCAACCGGCTGTTGCGGGCCATGGTTAATCTGGTAACCGCTCTGAAGGCTGCCAAAGAACAGGCAGAGGCAGCCAGTTCTGCCAAGGGGGCATTCCTGGCCCAGATGAGCCATGAGATCCGGACACCGATGAATGCGATCAGCGGACTGACCGAGCTTGCCCTGGATCAGGCTCCTTCCGCGCAACAACGGGAGCTGCTTGAAGGTATCAGTCATGCCGCAAACCATCTCTTGAGCCTGATTAACCAGGTGCTTGATTTCTCAAAACTGGAGGCGGGAATCGTTGAGCTGGAACAGATTCCTTTTAATCTGCGACAGACACTGACAGCAACACTGCTGCCATTCTCGGTGCGGGTCCGTTCAAAGGGAGTCAGATTTGAAACTGTCCTGGCCGATAACCTGCCGACCAGGGTGATCGGTGACCCGACCAGATTGCGTCAGGTACTGGTTAATCTGGTGGGGAATGCGGTCAAGTTTACCCGGCAGGGGTGTATTGAGATCGACGTGGAAAAAGGTGAGCAGACGGGCAACCACTGTGAGCTGCGCATCATGGTCAGAGACACCGGGATCGGTATCCCGCAGGAGAAGATTGCACAGATCTTTGCCCCTTACAGCCAGGCTGCCGCCTCAACGACCCGCGAATTCGGCGGCACCGGCCTGGGACTTTCGATTGTCAAGCAGTTGCTTGAGGTGATGCAGGGAACGATTACGGTTGAAAGCCAGCCCGGAGCAGGAACCTGCTTCTCGGTGTCTGTTCCGGTTGAGATTGCAGGGCCTGATACGCTGTCCGGCTCGGCAGATCTCCAGGGCGTTCCTGCCCAGCGGATTTTACTGGCAGAGGATAATGAAATCAACCGCATGATGCTGGCCAGACTGCTTGAAAAAACAGGCCATTCGGTTGACGTCGTACCAGATGGCAAAGCAGCTGTCCAATGCTGGAAGAACGGCTCTTACAGCATGATTTTGATGGATATCCAGATGCCGGAAATGGATGGCCTTGAGGCTACCCGGATCATCCGCTCTCTGGAGGCCGGGCAGGGTGGGCATATCCCGATTATCGCCATGACCGGCCAGGACAGCCCGGAGGACGTGGAAAACTGCTACCGGGCCGGAATGGATCTGCATCTGAAAAAGCCGGTGCAACTGTGTGAACTGGTTGCTGCAGTGGCGCGCGTGGCACAGTAA
- the dut gene encoding dUTP diphosphatase, protein MKHREIETKIVNPLIGSSIPLPQYATDGSAALDLRACLDEAVAVAPGETVTIPSGIAISIHDPNLVAILAPRSGLGIKHGIVLANTIGVIDSDYQGEIKIGIRNQGSQTYNIQPGERVCQMLFMPVVQACLRVVEEFSEESARGTGGFGHTGKL, encoded by the coding sequence ATGAAACATCGTGAGATTGAAACCAAAATTGTCAACCCGCTGATCGGCAGCAGCATCCCTCTGCCCCAGTATGCCACCGACGGTTCTGCAGCCCTTGATCTGCGGGCCTGCCTGGATGAGGCAGTGGCCGTGGCACCTGGCGAAACCGTCACCATTCCCAGCGGTATTGCCATCAGCATCCATGACCCGAATCTGGTGGCTATCCTGGCACCCCGTTCAGGGCTGGGGATCAAGCATGGCATTGTCCTGGCCAACACCATCGGCGTGATTGACAGCGACTATCAGGGTGAGATCAAGATCGGTATCCGCAACCAGGGCAGTCAGACATACAACATCCAGCCCGGTGAACGGGTCTGTCAGATGCTGTTCATGCCGGTGGTGCAGGCCTGTTTACGGGTAGTGGAAGAATTCAGCGAGGAGAGTGCGCGGGGAACCGGAGGGTTTGGCCACACCGGAAAACTGTAG
- a CDS encoding aminopeptidase, which produces MRDPRVAEMAKVLVDYSTRIKKGDRVLISAAGFEAAPLVKELYALCLQRGAEYVEYSFSVPEIDRQLYNLASKKQLEVFPQHKLDFFKTLTAYIGISAGENSMVNATSNQKAMVAYSKLTRPLVDQRVKHTKWVVTRYPTQGSAQEARMSLDEYEDYLFAACNIDWSIESKKMEKLKKLMDKTDKVRLKGPDTDLAFSIKGLQGIKCDGRYNIPDGEVFTAPVRDSVQGVITYNCPTIYQGKEFNNIRLEFKDGRIIKATAGEMTKALNEILDTDEGARYVGEFAVGVNPNIRTPMRNILFDEKISGSIHFTPGQAYDEADNGNRSAVHWDMVRLMKDGEIWFDDRLIQKQGLFVLPELEALNPEK; this is translated from the coding sequence ATGCGTGACCCACGTGTGGCCGAGATGGCCAAGGTACTGGTTGATTATTCCACCCGGATAAAAAAGGGTGATCGGGTACTGATATCTGCTGCCGGTTTTGAAGCTGCCCCGCTGGTAAAGGAGTTGTACGCGCTCTGTCTGCAGCGTGGTGCCGAATATGTTGAGTACAGCTTCAGTGTGCCTGAAATCGACCGTCAGTTGTACAATCTGGCCTCGAAAAAACAGTTGGAGGTCTTTCCCCAGCACAAACTGGATTTTTTCAAGACGTTGACCGCTTATATCGGCATATCTGCCGGTGAAAACTCCATGGTCAACGCCACCAGTAATCAGAAGGCAATGGTGGCCTATTCAAAACTGACCCGTCCGCTGGTGGATCAACGGGTTAAGCACACCAAGTGGGTGGTCACCCGCTATCCGACCCAGGGTTCAGCCCAGGAGGCACGGATGAGCCTGGATGAGTATGAGGATTATCTGTTTGCTGCCTGCAATATTGACTGGTCAATTGAATCAAAAAAGATGGAAAAACTGAAGAAGCTGATGGATAAGACCGATAAGGTGCGTCTGAAAGGGCCGGATACTGACCTTGCCTTCAGCATCAAAGGCTTGCAGGGAATCAAGTGCGACGGCCGCTACAATATCCCGGACGGTGAGGTCTTTACCGCGCCGGTGCGGGATTCTGTGCAGGGGGTGATCACCTACAACTGCCCCACCATCTATCAGGGCAAGGAGTTCAACAATATCCGGCTGGAGTTCAAGGATGGCAGGATTATCAAGGCCACTGCTGGGGAGATGACCAAGGCATTAAACGAGATCCTGGATACTGATGAAGGGGCTCGCTATGTTGGTGAATTTGCCGTGGGGGTCAATCCCAATATCCGTACCCCGATGCGCAACATTCTGTTTGATGAAAAGATCTCCGGTTCAATCCACTTTACCCCCGGGCAGGCTTACGATGAAGCTGACAATGGTAATCGCTCTGCGGTACACTGGGACATGGTGCGTCTGATGAAAGATGGCGAGATCTGGTTTGATGACCGTCTGATTCAAAAACAGGGGCTGTTTGTGCTTCCGGAACTGGAAGCGCTCAACCCGGAGAAATAG
- a CDS encoding L-threonylcarbamoyladenylate synthase — protein MLLEIDPERPQPRQIAQVVDCLKNGGIVAYPTDTTYGLGCSIFNKKGLERIYQVKQRDKRKPFSFICSDLSEVSRYARLTNHAFKIMKRYLPGPYTFVLEASREVPDLLITKQKTVGIRMPDNAICLSIVQGLGVPIVTTSANLSGEDPVGDPLEINRLFGHALDLVVDGGLLTTDVSSVVSLVGKEPELLREGAGDLSWLTG, from the coding sequence ATGTTGCTGGAGATTGATCCTGAACGCCCCCAGCCGCGGCAAATTGCCCAGGTTGTGGACTGCCTGAAAAACGGCGGTATTGTGGCCTATCCGACCGATACGACCTATGGACTCGGCTGCTCTATTTTCAACAAAAAGGGGCTGGAACGGATTTATCAGGTTAAACAGCGGGATAAGCGCAAACCCTTTTCCTTCATCTGTTCCGACCTGTCCGAGGTCTCCCGCTACGCCCGCCTGACCAATCACGCCTTCAAGATCATGAAACGCTATCTGCCCGGCCCCTATACCTTTGTGCTTGAGGCCAGCCGCGAGGTGCCGGACCTGCTGATAACCAAGCAGAAGACCGTTGGGATCAGGATGCCGGATAACGCGATCTGTCTGTCGATTGTGCAGGGGCTGGGGGTGCCGATTGTTACCACCAGCGCCAACCTGTCCGGCGAGGACCCGGTGGGAGACCCGCTGGAGATCAACCGGCTATTTGGCCATGCACTTGATCTGGTGGTTGATGGAGGTCTATTGACCACAGATGTCAGTTCGGTGGTCAGTCTGGTGGGAAAAGAGCCTGAACTGCTGCGGGAAGGGGCTGGCGACCTTTCCTGGCTGACAGGGTAG
- a CDS encoding GGDEF domain-containing protein produces MTDNHMSDSERVVELLARRNAELASLLEIGKTLISSLELREVLQSIMSQVERLLQPKTWSLLLVDEETNELCFEIAVSPVAQELKGIRLKMGEGIAGWVAQTGQPLLIPDVSQDPRFANHVAEEVEYPVSSILCAPLKIRDRVLGVIELINTLGERTFDDDDLPLLGAVADFAAIAIDNARNYRRVSELVVTDDLTGLHNARHFHELLEYELERSRRYKSQVSLLFFDLDHFKEVNDRFGHLVGSRMIAEVGHLVKRHIRSSDRAARYGGDEYVVVLPNTGKQGALSVATNLLERFRAHLFLTDSNERVPITASFGAATFPDDAHDRTSLIRAADSAMYEAKEAGRNRVEYFSGNETKIMS; encoded by the coding sequence GTGACAGACAATCATATGAGCGATAGTGAGCGGGTCGTTGAGCTGTTGGCCCGTAGAAATGCCGAACTGGCGTCTTTGCTTGAGATTGGCAAGACCCTGATTTCATCGCTTGAACTGCGTGAGGTCTTGCAGTCAATCATGTCGCAGGTGGAACGTCTGCTGCAGCCAAAGACCTGGTCTCTGCTGCTGGTGGATGAAGAGACCAATGAACTCTGCTTTGAGATAGCGGTTTCACCGGTGGCGCAGGAGCTAAAAGGAATCCGCTTGAAGATGGGGGAGGGGATTGCCGGTTGGGTTGCCCAGACCGGCCAGCCGCTGCTGATCCCCGATGTCAGCCAGGACCCCCGTTTTGCCAACCATGTTGCCGAAGAGGTTGAATACCCGGTCAGCTCCATCCTCTGTGCTCCACTCAAGATTCGCGACAGGGTGTTGGGGGTGATTGAGCTGATCAACACTCTGGGAGAACGCACCTTTGATGACGACGACCTGCCGCTGCTGGGCGCTGTGGCGGACTTTGCCGCCATTGCCATTGACAATGCCCGCAACTACAGGCGGGTCAGTGAACTGGTGGTGACCGATGATCTGACCGGTCTGCACAACGCCCGTCATTTTCATGAACTGCTGGAATATGAGCTTGAGCGCAGCCGCCGTTACAAGAGTCAGGTGTCACTGCTGTTCTTTGACCTTGATCATTTCAAAGAGGTCAATGACCGTTTTGGCCACCTGGTCGGCAGCCGGATGATTGCCGAGGTGGGGCATCTGGTAAAGCGTCATATCCGTTCCTCAGACCGGGCAGCCCGTTATGGCGGTGATGAGTATGTAGTGGTGCTCCCCAACACCGGCAAACAGGGGGCTCTGTCGGTTGCCACCAATCTGTTGGAGCGTTTTCGCGCGCACCTGTTTTTAACGGACAGCAATGAACGGGTTCCAATTACCGCAAGCTTTGGGGCAGCAACCTTTCCCGATGATGCCCATGACCGTACCAGCCTGATCCGTGCTGCTGATTCGGCTATGTATGAGGCCAAGGAGGCAGGTCGCAACAGGGTTGAATATTTTTCAGGTAATGAAACCAAAATAATGTCTTAA